One genomic segment of Mycolicibacterium chubuense NBB4 includes these proteins:
- a CDS encoding NarK family nitrate/nitrite MFS transporter → MTVTDSDSTRAVATAPPVEQRSHRRRHWIDDWRPEDPRFWSTVGKPIARRNLIFSVFAEHVGFSVWMLWSIVVVQMTAAADGSAAASGFALTTTQALWLVAVPSGVGAFLRLPYTFAVPIFGGRNWTIVSALLLLIPCLLLAWAVSNPDIDFGLLLVIAATAGFGGGNFASSMANISFFYPEKEKGWALGLNAAGGNIGVAVAQKIIPIVVTIGAGVTLSLAGLFYVPFAVAAAVCAFLFMNNISEAKADVKPVWQSLRHSDTWIMSLLYIGTFGSFIGYSAAFPTLLKAVFDRGDIALTWAFLGAGIGSIARPLGGKLSDRIGGARITILSFLMLAIGAAVALWSVRAVNLPAFFVAFMVLFVATGIGNGSTYRMISKIFRIKGEDAGGSPETMILMRRQAAGALGIISSVGAFGGFIVPLAYAWSKAQFGNIQPALQFYIGFFIVLLVVTWFFYLRKSTRMGQAGV, encoded by the coding sequence ATGACCGTTACGGACAGCGACTCGACCCGAGCTGTCGCCACGGCACCGCCCGTGGAACAGCGCTCACATCGCCGCAGGCACTGGATCGATGACTGGCGACCCGAAGATCCACGGTTCTGGTCGACTGTCGGTAAACCCATCGCCCGGCGCAATCTCATCTTCTCTGTTTTCGCTGAGCACGTCGGCTTCTCGGTGTGGATGCTCTGGAGCATTGTGGTAGTGCAGATGACCGCCGCCGCGGACGGAAGCGCGGCCGCATCCGGATTTGCGCTGACGACGACACAGGCCCTGTGGCTGGTGGCGGTGCCCAGTGGCGTGGGCGCATTTCTCCGGCTGCCCTACACCTTCGCGGTGCCGATCTTCGGTGGGCGCAACTGGACGATCGTCTCGGCGCTGCTCCTCCTCATTCCGTGTCTGCTGCTCGCGTGGGCGGTGAGCAACCCCGATATCGACTTCGGTCTTCTGCTGGTGATCGCGGCGACCGCCGGCTTCGGGGGCGGCAACTTCGCCTCCTCGATGGCGAACATCTCCTTCTTCTACCCGGAGAAGGAGAAGGGATGGGCGCTGGGCCTCAACGCCGCAGGCGGGAACATCGGTGTCGCCGTGGCGCAGAAGATCATCCCGATCGTGGTCACCATCGGTGCCGGTGTCACGCTGTCGCTGGCGGGTCTGTTCTACGTGCCGTTCGCCGTGGCCGCGGCCGTGTGCGCCTTCCTGTTCATGAACAACATCAGCGAGGCCAAGGCGGACGTGAAGCCGGTGTGGCAGTCCTTGCGACACTCCGACACCTGGATCATGTCGCTGCTCTACATCGGTACGTTCGGCTCCTTCATCGGTTACTCGGCAGCATTCCCCACCCTGCTCAAAGCGGTCTTCGATCGCGGTGACATCGCCTTGACGTGGGCGTTTCTCGGCGCAGGCATCGGTTCGATCGCCAGGCCGCTTGGCGGGAAGCTGTCCGACCGCATCGGCGGCGCACGCATCACCATCCTGAGCTTCCTGATGCTCGCGATCGGCGCGGCCGTCGCCCTCTGGTCGGTACGCGCGGTGAACCTGCCCGCCTTCTTCGTCGCGTTCATGGTGCTGTTCGTTGCGACCGGCATCGGCAACGGTTCGACCTACCGGATGATCTCGAAGATCTTCCGGATCAAGGGTGAGGACGCCGGCGGATCGCCGGAGACCATGATCCTCATGCGGCGCCAAGCCGCGGGGGCGCTCGGCATCATCTCGTCGGTCGGAGCATTCGGTGGGTTCATCGTGCCTCTGGCATACGCGTGGTCGAAGGCTCAGTTCGGCAACATCCAGCCTGCGCTGCAGTTCTACATCGGATTCTTCATCGTGCTGCTCGTCGTCACGTGGTTCTTCTACCTGCGCAAGAGCACCAGGATGGGACAGGCCGGGGTGTGA
- a CDS encoding phosphoribosyltransferase encodes MTLHERIFRDRQEAGRVLARDLTAYRDRGDVLVLGLARGGVPIGWEVASLLHAPLDVCLVRKLGVPQWPELAMGAVASGGGVVLNDELVRSLGIGEPQIRDAITRETAELRRREHAYRAGQGPLEVTGRTVILVDDGIATGASMIAAVRSVRQAGAAQVVVGVPVGPASVCRELREDADDVVCSTTPRDFHAVGQVYADFHQVSDDEVRELLATPTADGGHIIENR; translated from the coding sequence ATGACTCTGCACGAGCGAATCTTCCGCGACCGACAGGAGGCCGGCCGGGTGCTGGCACGCGACCTGACGGCCTACCGGGACCGGGGCGACGTCCTGGTGCTCGGTCTCGCCCGCGGCGGGGTGCCGATCGGCTGGGAGGTCGCGTCGCTGCTGCATGCTCCCCTGGACGTCTGCCTGGTGCGCAAGCTCGGTGTGCCGCAGTGGCCGGAGCTGGCGATGGGCGCGGTGGCCTCCGGTGGAGGCGTGGTGCTCAACGACGAGCTGGTGCGCAGCCTGGGAATCGGCGAGCCGCAGATCCGCGACGCCATCACCCGCGAAACCGCCGAGCTGCGCCGCCGCGAGCATGCCTACCGCGCGGGACAGGGGCCGCTGGAGGTCACGGGCCGCACGGTGATCCTCGTCGATGACGGCATCGCCACCGGAGCCAGCATGATCGCGGCGGTGCGCTCGGTGCGCCAGGCGGGCGCTGCGCAGGTCGTCGTCGGGGTGCCGGTCGGTCCCGCGTCGGTCTGCCGGGAATTACGCGAGGACGCCGACGACGTGGTGTGCTCGACGACGCCCCGGGACTTCCACGCGGTCGGCCAGGTGTACGCCGACTTCCATCAGGTCAGCGACGACGAAGTGCGCGAACTGCTGGCCACTCCGACCGCCGACGGCGGCCACATCATCGAAAACCGTTGA
- a CDS encoding YggT family protein → MGLFFEILGFALFVFWLLLIARVVVEFIRSFSRDWHPRGATVVLLEVIMTLTDPPVKLLRRIIPQLTIGAVRFDLSIMVLLLVAFIGMQLAFGAAA, encoded by the coding sequence GTGGGGCTCTTCTTCGAGATCCTCGGTTTCGCGCTGTTCGTGTTCTGGCTGCTCCTGATCGCCCGCGTCGTGGTCGAGTTCATCCGCTCGTTCAGCCGCGACTGGCATCCCAGGGGAGCCACGGTCGTCCTGCTGGAGGTGATCATGACGCTCACCGATCCGCCCGTGAAGCTGTTGCGGCGCATCATCCCGCAACTGACCATCGGCGCCGTCCGGTTCGACCTGTCGATCATGGTGCTGCTGCTCGTGGCCTTCATCGGCATGCAGCTGGCATTCGGCGCAGCCGCCTGA
- a CDS encoding Rieske 2Fe-2S domain-containing protein, protein MSGVEVGISIGRVDEIPVGEGRTFAVDGRQIAVFRLRDGSLRAIDAVCPHRGGPLADGLADEAVVVCPLHGYSFDMVTGTEVSGSSLSIASHPVEAVHGTIRLTL, encoded by the coding sequence GTGAGCGGCGTGGAGGTCGGTATCAGCATCGGCCGGGTCGACGAGATCCCGGTCGGTGAAGGCCGGACGTTCGCGGTCGATGGTAGGCAGATCGCGGTGTTCCGGCTGCGGGACGGATCGCTGCGCGCCATCGACGCCGTCTGCCCGCACAGGGGCGGACCGTTGGCCGACGGCCTCGCCGACGAAGCCGTGGTGGTGTGTCCGCTGCACGGCTACAGCTTCGACATGGTCACGGGCACAGAGGTTTCCGGCTCGTCGCTGTCGATCGCGAGTCATCCGGTCGAGGCCGTGCACGGGACGATCCGCCTCACGCTCTGA
- a CDS encoding TIGR01777 family oxidoreductase: protein MGIEYDSVVDHRIDDVWDWHTRRGAMRRLVPPWQPMTVVREADSLADGVAVLGLPGGMRWVARHDPSSYVERSRFVDELSSQGPPSWPPRVIGGWRHTHTFTAVDGRTRVHDQVDTAVPAAMLHSTFVYRHRQLTDDLAAHRRAAEAGAKAMTVAITGASGLVGSALAAFLRTGGHRVIELVRRTPGGEDERQWNPQSPAPGLLDGVDAVVHLAGASIAGRFTDSHRAAIRDSRIEPTRLLATAAASADGGPRVFVSASAIGYYGFDRGDEQLTEDSTRGDGFLADVVTDWEAATTPAADAGLRVVLVRTGIVQAAAGGTLRLLRPLFAAGLGGRLGSGRQWLSWIGLDDVLDIYHRALYDDRLSGPVNAVGPQPVRNSEYTEELARVLHRPAVLPVPSLGPRLLLGSQGARELAEASQRVVPAKLFAAGHPFRHSDVADALAHQLGRE from the coding sequence ATGGGCATCGAGTACGACAGCGTCGTCGATCACCGGATCGACGACGTCTGGGACTGGCACACCCGCCGGGGCGCCATGCGCAGGCTGGTGCCGCCGTGGCAGCCGATGACCGTGGTCCGGGAGGCGGATTCGCTGGCCGACGGGGTCGCGGTCCTCGGCCTGCCGGGCGGCATGCGGTGGGTGGCCCGCCACGACCCGTCGTCGTACGTCGAGCGCAGCCGGTTCGTCGACGAGCTGTCGTCACAGGGGCCCCCGTCCTGGCCGCCGCGCGTGATCGGCGGCTGGCGGCACACCCACACCTTCACCGCGGTCGACGGCCGCACCCGGGTGCACGACCAGGTCGACACCGCGGTGCCGGCCGCGATGCTGCACTCGACGTTCGTCTACCGCCACCGCCAACTCACCGATGACCTCGCCGCCCACCGGCGCGCCGCCGAAGCGGGCGCGAAGGCGATGACCGTCGCGATCACCGGTGCGTCGGGTCTGGTCGGCTCCGCGTTGGCCGCCTTCCTGCGCACCGGCGGTCATCGGGTGATCGAACTGGTCCGCAGAACGCCCGGCGGTGAGGACGAGCGGCAGTGGAACCCGCAGTCCCCGGCGCCCGGCCTGCTCGACGGGGTCGACGCGGTCGTGCATCTGGCGGGAGCGTCGATCGCCGGACGCTTCACCGACTCCCACCGCGCCGCGATCCGGGACAGCCGCATCGAGCCGACGCGGCTGCTGGCCACCGCGGCCGCGTCCGCCGACGGTGGGCCGCGAGTCTTCGTCAGCGCGTCGGCGATCGGCTATTACGGGTTCGACCGGGGCGACGAGCAGTTGACCGAGGACAGCACCCGCGGCGACGGATTCCTCGCCGACGTGGTCACCGACTGGGAGGCCGCGACCACTCCGGCGGCCGACGCCGGTCTGCGGGTGGTGCTGGTGCGGACCGGAATCGTGCAGGCCGCGGCCGGAGGGACGCTGCGCCTGCTGCGGCCGCTGTTCGCGGCGGGCCTGGGTGGCCGGCTGGGAAGCGGCAGGCAGTGGCTGTCGTGGATCGGTTTGGACGACGTGCTCGACATCTACCATCGGGCGCTCTACGACGACCGCCTCAGCGGACCGGTCAACGCGGTCGGACCACAACCCGTCCGCAACTCCGAATACACCGAGGAGTTGGCCCGGGTGCTGCACCGGCCGGCCGTCCTTCCGGTCCCGTCACTGGGGCCGCGGCTGCTGCTCGGTTCTCAGGGCGCCCGCGAGCTCGCCGAGGCGAGCCAGCGCGTGGTGCCGGCGAAGCTCTTCGCGGCCGGGCATCCGTTCCGCCACTCCGACGTCGCCGATGCGCTGGCGCATCAACTCGGCAGGGAGTGA
- a CDS encoding type 1 glutamine amidotransferase — MAAVAPTVLFLVNEHVATEALLGEAFAEHGFDVETFEVVPPERDDDPAGDVTFPEPGGYDVIVPLGSRWPVYDEALRNSWVGTEMALLREAADAGVALLGVCFGGQLLAQTFGGSVARSPRPEVGWYDVLSDRPDIVPGGPWFQWHFDRWTLPPGATELARTPNSSQAFVLGRTMALQFHPEVDTELLTRWLAEDHDGDVAAAGLDHDQLLTRTTELADDTAVRIRALVRGFLTRVAGHSLPS, encoded by the coding sequence ATGGCGGCCGTGGCACCGACGGTTCTGTTCCTGGTCAACGAGCACGTGGCGACGGAGGCGCTCCTCGGTGAGGCGTTCGCCGAGCACGGATTCGACGTCGAGACGTTCGAGGTCGTCCCTCCCGAGCGGGACGACGACCCCGCCGGTGACGTGACGTTCCCCGAACCGGGCGGATACGACGTGATCGTCCCGCTGGGCTCACGGTGGCCGGTGTACGACGAGGCACTGCGCAACTCGTGGGTCGGCACCGAGATGGCCCTGCTGCGCGAGGCCGCCGATGCCGGAGTGGCGCTGCTGGGAGTCTGCTTCGGCGGCCAGTTGCTGGCCCAGACGTTCGGCGGCTCGGTCGCGCGCTCACCCCGGCCCGAGGTCGGCTGGTACGACGTGCTCAGCGACCGGCCCGACATCGTGCCGGGCGGCCCGTGGTTCCAGTGGCACTTCGACCGCTGGACGCTGCCGCCCGGTGCCACCGAGCTGGCCCGGACGCCGAACTCGTCGCAGGCTTTCGTGCTCGGGCGCACCATGGCGCTGCAATTCCACCCCGAGGTCGACACCGAGCTGCTCACGAGGTGGCTCGCCGAAGACCACGACGGAGACGTCGCCGCGGCCGGCCTCGATCACGACCAGTTGCTCACCCGGACAACCGAATTGGCCGACGACACGGCGGTGCGGATCCGCGCCCTGGTACGGGGGTTCCTGACCCGGGTCGCAGGTCACTCCCTGCCGAGTTGA
- the nirB gene encoding nitrite reductase large subunit NirB, producing the protein MARLVVVGNGMAGIRAIEEVLARQHRGICAEPFQITVFGDEPYGNYNRILLSNVLAGVDDPTEIYLNTLAWYADNGIDLRAGVRVVRIDTFAHLVHADDGTSLRYDKLILATGSRSFFPPMAGLWADDKTLADGVFGFRTLDDTAAMIAEAENRTKAVVIGGGLLGLEAARGLQKRGLDVEVVHAAPTLMNAQLDDPAGAILRKSVEALGIGVHTEKRTTEVIVFDGRLRGIVFSDGEKLDCDMLVIAAGIRPNVGLAQRAGLTVERAIVADDHMRSVDDDDVYVVGECAQHRGQVYGLVAPLWEQAKVLADHLTGADPASAYHGSRVATKLKVAGVDVASMGVKAPEHPDDEFVQYCEPKHGVYKTVVIRDGKLVGATLVGDVSKVSFLTQAFDSGLPLPDERVSLMFDIGTPEVGVGVAELADDAQVCNCNGVSKGALVSCVRGGETSVSGVMGKTKAGKGCGSCKELVGQIVEWAAGGAVAEDPAASWYVPGVPYDKPALMRHIRELRLTSVSSVFAALAPDGRVDAGSKMALASLLEVMWAEDFVDERDARFINDRVHANIQRDGTFSVVPQMKGGVTSAAQLRRIADVAERYEIPMIKLTGGQRIDLLGVRKEDLPAVWADLDMPSGYAYGKSFRTVKTCVGTDFCRYGLGDSTSLGIAIEERYQGLASPAKMKLAVTGCPRNCAEALCKDLGVVAVGDGRWEIYVGGAAGAHIRKGDLLATVDEPQTVITLTGRFLQYYRESANWLERTYTWVPRVGIDHIRAVVVEDAEGIAGDLDARMAKSVAAYRDPWQDGREPVTEGQFRSSLPLLPLPQVPVR; encoded by the coding sequence ATGGCGCGGCTGGTGGTGGTCGGCAACGGAATGGCGGGAATCCGCGCGATCGAGGAGGTGCTGGCGCGGCAACATCGCGGAATCTGTGCCGAGCCCTTTCAGATCACGGTGTTCGGCGACGAGCCCTACGGCAACTACAACCGGATCCTGCTGTCGAACGTGCTTGCCGGCGTGGACGATCCGACGGAGATCTACCTGAACACCCTGGCCTGGTACGCCGACAACGGCATCGACCTGCGCGCCGGTGTGCGCGTCGTCCGCATCGACACGTTCGCTCACCTCGTGCACGCCGACGACGGCACCAGCCTGCGCTACGACAAGCTGATCCTCGCGACCGGCAGCCGCTCGTTCTTCCCGCCGATGGCCGGACTGTGGGCCGACGACAAGACGTTGGCCGACGGGGTGTTCGGGTTCCGCACACTCGACGACACCGCGGCGATGATCGCCGAAGCCGAGAACCGCACCAAGGCCGTGGTCATCGGTGGCGGCCTGCTGGGGCTGGAGGCGGCGCGCGGATTGCAGAAGCGGGGCCTCGACGTCGAAGTCGTGCACGCCGCGCCGACGCTGATGAACGCTCAACTCGACGATCCGGCGGGCGCCATCCTGCGAAAGTCGGTGGAGGCCCTGGGGATCGGCGTGCACACCGAGAAGCGCACCACCGAGGTGATCGTGTTCGACGGCAGGCTGCGCGGCATCGTGTTCTCCGACGGGGAGAAACTGGACTGCGACATGCTGGTGATCGCGGCGGGCATCAGGCCCAATGTCGGTCTGGCGCAGCGGGCCGGCCTGACCGTCGAGCGCGCGATCGTCGCCGACGACCACATGCGCTCGGTCGACGACGACGACGTCTACGTCGTCGGTGAGTGTGCCCAGCACCGGGGGCAGGTGTACGGGCTGGTGGCTCCCCTGTGGGAGCAGGCGAAGGTGCTGGCCGACCACCTCACGGGTGCCGATCCCGCGTCGGCGTACCACGGTTCCCGTGTCGCGACGAAACTGAAGGTGGCCGGCGTCGACGTCGCCTCCATGGGGGTCAAGGCGCCCGAGCATCCCGACGACGAGTTCGTCCAGTACTGCGAGCCCAAGCACGGTGTCTACAAGACCGTGGTGATCCGCGACGGCAAGCTGGTGGGCGCCACGCTGGTCGGCGACGTCTCGAAGGTGTCGTTTCTGACCCAAGCCTTCGACAGCGGACTGCCGCTGCCCGACGAGCGGGTCTCGTTGATGTTCGACATCGGCACGCCCGAGGTCGGCGTCGGCGTCGCCGAGCTGGCCGACGATGCACAGGTGTGCAACTGCAACGGCGTCTCCAAAGGCGCACTGGTGTCCTGTGTCCGGGGTGGCGAGACGTCGGTCAGCGGTGTGATGGGGAAGACGAAGGCCGGCAAGGGTTGTGGCTCGTGCAAGGAGCTCGTCGGCCAGATCGTCGAGTGGGCGGCCGGCGGCGCGGTCGCCGAGGATCCGGCGGCGTCGTGGTACGTGCCCGGTGTCCCGTACGACAAACCGGCGCTGATGCGGCACATTCGCGAGCTTCGGCTCACCTCGGTGTCGTCGGTGTTCGCCGCGCTGGCACCCGACGGCAGAGTGGACGCCGGCTCGAAGATGGCGCTGGCGTCGCTGCTCGAGGTGATGTGGGCCGAGGACTTCGTCGACGAACGCGACGCGCGGTTCATCAACGACCGCGTGCACGCCAACATCCAGCGTGACGGCACGTTCTCGGTGGTGCCGCAGATGAAGGGCGGGGTCACCAGCGCGGCGCAGCTGCGCAGGATCGCCGACGTCGCCGAGCGCTACGAGATCCCGATGATCAAGCTGACCGGCGGTCAGCGCATCGACCTGCTCGGCGTCCGCAAGGAGGACCTCCCCGCGGTGTGGGCCGACCTGGACATGCCGTCCGGCTACGCGTACGGCAAGAGCTTCCGGACCGTGAAAACTTGCGTCGGAACGGACTTCTGCCGCTACGGACTCGGCGACTCGACATCGCTGGGCATCGCGATCGAAGAGCGGTATCAGGGTTTGGCGAGCCCCGCGAAGATGAAGCTGGCGGTCACCGGCTGCCCCCGCAACTGTGCCGAGGCGCTGTGCAAGGACCTCGGTGTGGTCGCGGTGGGCGACGGGCGCTGGGAGATCTACGTCGGCGGCGCGGCCGGTGCGCACATCCGCAAGGGTGACCTGCTCGCCACGGTCGACGAGCCGCAGACGGTGATCACGCTGACCGGCCGGTTTCTGCAGTACTACCGCGAGAGCGCGAACTGGCTGGAGCGCACCTACACGTGGGTGCCGCGGGTCGGTATCGACCACATCCGGGCCGTCGTCGTCGAAGACGCCGAGGGCATCGCCGGCGACCTGGACGCGCGGATGGCGAAGTCCGTTGCCGCCTATCGTGATCCGTGGCAGGACGGTCGCGAGCCGGTGACCGAGGGACAGTTCCGGTCGTCGCTGCCGCTGCTGCCGCTCCCCCAGGTGCCCGTGCGGTGA
- a CDS encoding cell division protein SepF → MSTLHKVKAYFGMAPMDDYEDDYYDDEERGPVRSYRRPREDRFEDEGYSRGYDDPREDRRRDYDEPAAYRGGMPVGFDDARFDPRMRSPREFDRTPPRFGAMRGSTRGALAMDPRGMAELFEAGSPLAKITTLRPKDYSEARTIGERFRDGTPVIMDLVSMDNSDAKRLVDFAAGLAFALRGSFDKVATKVFLLSPADVDVTAEQRRRIAEAGFYAYQ, encoded by the coding sequence ATGAGCACACTGCACAAGGTCAAGGCCTACTTCGGTATGGCGCCCATGGACGACTACGAGGACGACTACTACGACGACGAAGAGCGCGGGCCCGTCCGCAGCTACCGCCGTCCGCGGGAGGACCGGTTCGAGGACGAGGGCTACTCGCGCGGGTACGACGACCCGCGGGAGGACCGCCGCCGCGACTACGACGAGCCCGCCGCCTACCGGGGCGGGATGCCCGTTGGCTTCGACGACGCGCGCTTCGATCCCCGCATGCGCTCGCCGCGTGAATTCGACCGCACCCCACCGCGATTCGGCGCCATGCGGGGATCCACCCGCGGCGCACTGGCGATGGACCCCCGCGGAATGGCCGAGCTGTTCGAGGCGGGCAGCCCGCTGGCGAAGATCACGACGCTGCGTCCGAAGGACTACAGCGAAGCCCGCACCATCGGCGAGCGCTTCCGTGACGGCACCCCGGTGATCATGGACCTGGTGTCGATGGACAACTCCGACGCCAAGCGTCTCGTGGACTTCGCGGCCGGACTGGCGTTCGCGCTGCGCGGCTCGTTCGACAAGGTGGCGACGAAGGTATTCCTGCTCTCGCCGGCCGATGTCGACGTCACCGCCGAGCAGCGTCGCCGCATCGCCGAGGCGGGCTTCTACGCCTACCAGTAG
- a CDS encoding cytochrome P450, translated as MTVAADRPHLSTRTVFDADLPTIAYEHAQSPDEAHRLIGAARDEADIALGPHGPEVLGYELVRTVLRDDRFMIPAGGSLAAQGITSGELWDIVVAGLLSLDGEEHHRQRRLVAKAFTPRAAGRLRSTCADIIAELVYGVSAAGRCDVVSDIARPYPIPIICALLGTGRQDWNLFSAWADDVFKVFDWNVVNDAPVIVQAWRALESHLDDMVASRYENLTDDLLSDMMRAEIDGDRLSREELLSLAATLLMAGTDTTRNQLAAAVEVFCDHPDQWAMLAEQPELAPKAVEEAMRYSPIIFNTLRIAREDVELGGYLVPAGTLVIANTAAANRDERIYPDPDRFDITREDAPAMLTFGGGIHYCLGAHLARIELTEALVTMARRMPAIHRDGPSVWKPIVGVSGPASLPVTFDSGY; from the coding sequence ATGACCGTCGCCGCGGACCGGCCCCACCTCTCGACCCGAACCGTCTTCGATGCGGATCTACCGACCATCGCTTACGAACACGCGCAGAGCCCCGACGAGGCCCACCGGCTGATCGGTGCAGCGCGCGACGAGGCGGACATCGCCCTCGGACCACATGGGCCGGAGGTGCTCGGCTACGAGCTGGTGCGCACCGTGCTTCGCGACGACCGGTTCATGATCCCGGCCGGCGGCAGCCTCGCCGCGCAGGGCATCACGTCGGGCGAACTCTGGGACATCGTCGTGGCCGGACTACTGAGCCTCGACGGCGAGGAACACCACCGGCAGCGCAGGCTGGTCGCCAAGGCGTTCACGCCCAGGGCCGCCGGCCGCCTGCGCTCCACGTGCGCCGACATCATCGCCGAGCTGGTGTACGGCGTCTCGGCGGCGGGCCGCTGCGACGTCGTCTCCGACATCGCCAGGCCGTACCCGATCCCGATCATCTGCGCGCTCCTGGGCACCGGCCGCCAGGACTGGAACCTGTTCTCCGCGTGGGCCGATGACGTCTTCAAGGTGTTCGACTGGAATGTGGTGAACGACGCGCCCGTCATCGTGCAGGCCTGGCGGGCTCTGGAATCTCACCTCGACGACATGGTGGCCAGCAGATACGAGAACCTCACCGACGACCTGCTCTCGGACATGATGCGCGCCGAGATCGACGGGGACCGCCTGAGTCGTGAGGAACTCCTGAGCCTGGCCGCGACGCTGCTGATGGCCGGCACGGACACGACACGCAACCAGCTCGCCGCCGCGGTCGAGGTGTTCTGCGATCATCCCGACCAGTGGGCGATGCTGGCCGAACAGCCGGAGCTGGCGCCCAAGGCGGTCGAGGAAGCCATGCGGTACTCCCCGATCATCTTCAACACCCTGCGCATCGCCCGCGAGGACGTCGAACTGGGCGGCTACCTCGTGCCCGCCGGGACTCTGGTCATCGCGAACACCGCCGCGGCGAACCGGGACGAGCGGATCTACCCGGACCCGGACCGGTTCGACATCACCCGCGAGGACGCCCCGGCGATGCTCACCTTCGGTGGCGGGATCCACTACTGCCTGGGTGCCCACCTCGCCCGCATCGAGCTCACCGAGGCGCTGGTCACGATGGCGCGGCGGATGCCGGCGATCCACCGCGACGGTCCCTCGGTGTGGAAGCCGATCGTCGGCGTCAGCGGGCCGGCATCGCTGCCGGTCACCTTCGACAGCGGCTACTGA
- the wag31 gene encoding DivIVA-like cell division protein Wag31: protein MPLTPADVHNVAFSKPPIGKRGYNEDEVDAFLDLVENELSRLIEENSDLRQRVAELDQELASAGSGGGAAQPTQALPVYEPEPEPEPAPTPQPAYEAPAAQPAAAAGEESALRAAKVLSLAQETADRLTSSAKADSDKMLADARAQADQLVSEARQTAETTVTEARQRADAMLADAQTRSETQLRQAQEKADALQADAERKHSEIMGTINQQRTVLEGRLEQLRTFEREYRTRLKTYLESQLEELGQRGSAAPVDSGAGNDGGFNQFNRGNN from the coding sequence ATGCCGCTCACTCCTGCCGACGTGCACAACGTCGCGTTCAGCAAGCCACCCATCGGCAAGCGCGGCTACAACGAGGACGAGGTCGACGCGTTCCTCGACCTCGTCGAGAACGAGCTGTCCCGTCTGATCGAGGAGAACAGCGACCTCCGTCAGCGTGTTGCCGAGCTGGATCAGGAGCTGGCCTCGGCCGGCTCCGGCGGGGGCGCGGCCCAGCCGACGCAGGCTCTGCCAGTCTACGAGCCGGAGCCGGAGCCCGAGCCCGCACCCACGCCGCAGCCCGCCTACGAGGCGCCCGCCGCGCAACCGGCTGCCGCCGCCGGTGAGGAGTCGGCGCTGCGCGCGGCCAAGGTGCTCAGCCTGGCGCAGGAGACGGCCGACCGCCTGACCAGCAGCGCCAAGGCCGACTCCGACAAGATGCTCGCCGACGCGCGGGCCCAGGCCGACCAACTGGTCTCCGAGGCGCGCCAGACTGCCGAGACCACGGTGACCGAAGCCCGTCAGCGTGCCGATGCCATGCTCGCCGATGCGCAGACCCGCTCCGAGACCCAGCTGCGGCAGGCGCAGGAGAAGGCCGACGCGCTGCAGGCCGACGCGGAGCGCAAGCACTCCGAGATCATGGGCACCATCAACCAGCAGCGCACGGTGCTGGAAGGCCGGCTGGAGCAGCTGCGCACCTTCGAACGCGAATACCGGACCCGGCTGAAGACCTACCTGGAGTCTCAGCTCGAGGAACTGGGTCAGCGCGGTTCGGCGGCACCCGTGGATTCGGGCGCCGGCAACGACGGCGGCTTCAACCAGTTCAACCGGGGCAACAATTAG